GCCAAAAATCATTTTATTAGTCACTGGAAGAGTCAGCTATTTTAAAACACACTAGGTCGCTAGGATGATCATTAATTTTTAACAAGAAATCTCTcgaacaggaggaggaggaggagcggaGGTTTTACAAAATTCGCGCCTCACGCGGCATCCTCGCCCTCGGGTGAGGCCGGTGTAGGGGAGCGTGGCCCCGGCCAGCTTCGTCCCGGCTGCCGCCGCCCCAGAGCCGCGCtccgccgcccggcccgcccgAGCGCGGCCGCGCCGTGCCCCGGCGCCTTCCGCGGCGCCTTCGCCGCGCTACAGCCCGGGGCTGGGGcgggcggccccgcgcccgTGGGATGAGTCCGGCCCCAGAGGGCTGAGTGCCGCTGTCACCATCCCCAGGAGACCACGGCCGGGTGCGCTAAGTGCTGGTACGCGGGGAAGACGCcgagggcggcggcgggcgggcaggCTCGGTAGCCCTGCAGGGCGAGGGCGGCCTGGGCGCTGCATCCCGCCAGGGCGCAGCCCAGCTTGGGGCGCGCCGCGGGAGCCGGTGGGCTGGCGGGGCAGCCGCGGCAGGGCTCCCCGTCCCGCACCAGCACCGGCACCACCACCCGGCGCAGCAGGGCGGGCGGGCGCGGCTGCGGGCTGCCGGGGCCCTCGCTTCGCGCCCGCTTCATCTTGTAGCGGTGGTTCTGGAACCAGATCTTCACCTGTGTGGGGGTGAGGCTGAGCAGCCGGGCCAGCTGCTCCCGCTCCGGCGCCGAAAGGTATCGCTGCTGCCGGAACCGCCGCTCCAGCTCCAGCGTCTGCGCCTTGGAGAAGAGCACCCGccgcttcttcttcttctcctcggCCTCCGAGCCGCGGGCGGGGAGCGACCTTTGGGTGGAGTCGGGCAAGCTCATCTCCGGGCCGCTCTCGTCGGAAGCTGGGGACAGCGAGTGGGTTAGAGAGAGGGAGCAGTCCGGGCCAGGGAGCGCGGCAGGCATCGAGGAGGCCGCCGAGAGTTGAAATGCCTCTCGCGGGGAGAGCCCCGTCTGTCTACCGGGCCGGATTAATCCCAACAGTCAAGGAGAAATGTGAGCTAACCCCACGAACACATTAAACCGAGCCCACGGCACGGAGCGGGCTCTCGTCCGGGCTGGGACCCGCTTTTCCCCGCCGGCAATCCCAGCAGGGGCGCGGCCGCTTCGCCGCGCACAGCCCGGGGATTGCGGGCTGCAGCCCTCGTGTTCCCTGGGTACTGAAACGGAATATGGGGCTCCCCGCTCCTTTCATAACTGCTTTTCGCTCGCCGCTCGATAACCTTAATATTTAACCTATCCCGGGGGAGTTCCCGCACCCATTCAAAGGACCATATCCCACTGCGCACCCTGTATACACAGGTATACAATAAACACCGTGTATCTGTGGCACAATTTATGCGTGCGAGGTGCGACCCATATGCTGCACAGCTGGGTTTGCGAGCCGGAGCCCGCCCGCCGCGCTGGCAGGTGCGTGGATCGAGGCGGCAGCTCGGGGAAGCGAGGCACGAGGGTGCTCAGCTTTCCTCTGCGGAGCGTGGGGTGGCCCCAAACCCTTCAGCACAAAAAGACAGGATTTCTTGCAACAGTGGAACGGGGGTAAAAAACTAATCCGGGAAGTAGGCTTAAACGATAAGCGCACAGAGAGTGGTGGACGCAGGCTGAGATTTTGGTTTCTGCCATAGCTGGGAATATGCACTGATCTAccaaaaagcccccaaaaagcCTCCCAAAATAGcccacaacaaaacccaaaccatctTTTCTGTCTTAAGATCGTGCCCGGGACATTTCTGCTGATTCGTTGTTGCAATTCagtaatattttataaaattccCATCCTGGACTCCCTCGATCCTGTAGGCTATGTACACTGTCAATTCGCTGCTTCGCATCTTCGTCAAAGGAATTGGGGGGAAACAAATAAAAGATAATTGTGCGGAGGTGGCGAATTCCTGTCCGTTTTATACTCACAGGGATAGTGATTTCTGTCTGTTTCTATCCACCCTCGATACGGCGAGCCGGTGTAGTTCTCCGCTGAGTGGCGATGGTCAGAGGCTTGCTTTATGCTATTAGCATCCTGCTCTGGTAAATCCAAAATGCTCCTCACTGTAAAACTGATCCTCCCAGATGTGGCCATGGTAGGTTGTGCACACACCCCCAAAAAAATATCACCCCAAGCCGAATCCCCTTCCTTAAAAGCTGCGAGGAAAGGATTGCGTCCAGTTAGTGGGGAATCTCTCGGCTCGAGAGGACCTTCCTTTCCATCGCCACCTAACCTCAAATATTAGTGTCGTTTACAGAGGTGTCCTGTTTATATAAACAGTCCTCCCCACTGCAAACACTGCCTGCTTTCAAACCGTCCCTGTCTATAGGATGCTAAGTACCTGAATTAGTCAAGTGCTAAAGCCCTAATGGGAGTAGGTGTA
The Agelaius phoeniceus isolate bAgePho1 chromosome 6, bAgePho1.hap1, whole genome shotgun sequence DNA segment above includes these coding regions:
- the NKX2-8 gene encoding homeobox protein Nkx-2.8 — its product is MATSGRISFTVRSILDLPEQDANSIKQASDHRHSAENYTGSPYRGWIETDRNHYPSSDESGPEMSLPDSTQRSLPARGSEAEEKKKKRRVLFSKAQTLELERRFRQQRYLSAPEREQLARLLSLTPTQVKIWFQNHRYKMKRARSEGPGSPQPRPPALLRRVVVPVLVRDGEPCRGCPASPPAPAARPKLGCALAGCSAQAALALQGYRACPPAAALGVFPAYQHLAHPAVVSWGW